From a single Glycine soja cultivar W05 chromosome 19, ASM419377v2, whole genome shotgun sequence genomic region:
- the LOC114400447 gene encoding uncharacterized protein LOC114400447 codes for MNYNSNFPKPRNVRRISPTEMHIQREKGLCYTCDEKFTYSHRCLNRQYLLLQMDEDENVEVQPDPPPRIEEAMGNLNLDHHLSYNALKGSSSLGTMKFSGTINGMVVQILLDSGSSDNFLQPRIANCLKLPIEHASNFQVLVGNGNSLVVEGLVKQLEVMVQGHSLKLPVQLTLKFYKDNQFVTLRGDHPKLSGLVQFNQLRRMHHTHAIAEVFTLQYKQQDVPQDKWLELPKDMEPDLVMLLHNYRSIFVVPTELPPLRTQKHAIPLKHQLYAKLSKCSFGLPKVDYLGHTVSGQGVSMDKDKVQAVLDWPTPINIKQLRGFLGLTRYYRKFIKSYVVITTPLTNLLMKDKFLWGVDADEAFKKLKNVITQAPVLALPNFSMPFTLETNAYGIGVGAVLSQMQHLIAYFSKKLNVRMQKQSTYAREFFSITKAIAKFRHYLLGHKFVIKTDQKSLKSLTDQVVHTPEQQN; via the exons ATGAATTACAATTCCAATTTTCCAAAACCAAGAAATGTCAGAAGAATATCACCAACTGAAATGCATATTCAAAGGGAGAAAGGGCTATGCTATACATGTGATGAGAAGTTCACTTATTCTCATAGGTGTCTTAATCGGCAATACCTATTGTTGCAAATGGATGAGGATGAAAATGTTGAAGTGCAACCGGACCCACCTCCTAGAATTGAGGAAGCCatgggaaatttgaatttagacCATCACCTATCTTATAATGCCCTTAAAGGTTCCTCGAGCCTAGGAACTATGAAGTTTAGTGGTACAATTAATGGCATGGTGGTTCAGATATTACTTGATAGTGGTAGTTCAGACAACTTTTTGCAACCTAGGATTGCTAATTGTCTGAAGCTTCCAATTGAACATGCTTCCAATTTCCAAGTCCTTGTGGGAAATGGAAACTCATTAGTTGTTGAAGGTTTGGTGAAGCAACTAGAAGTCATGGTTCAAGGTCATTCTCTCAAATTACCTGT CCAGCTTACCTTGAAGTTCTACAAGGACAATCAGTTTGTCACATTACGTGGTGATCACCCTAAATTATCGGGCCTTGTTCAATTTAACCAGCTGAGGAGAATGCATCATACACATGCTATAGCTGAAGTTTTTACCTTGCAGTATAAGCAACAAGATGTGCCTCAGGATAAATGGCTTGAATTACCTAAAGATATGGAACCCGATTTGGTGATGTTGTTGCATAATTATAGAAGTATCTTTGTTGTGCCTACTGAATTACCTCCTTTAAGAACTCAGAAACATGCCATTCCATTG AAGCACCAATTATATGCCAAACTATCCAAATGTTCATTTGGGTTGCCAAAAGTGGATTACCTGGGACATACTGTTTCAGGCCAAGGTGTGTCAATGGATAAAGACAAAGTACAGGCAGTTTTGGATTGGCCAACACCTATTAACATTAAACAATTAAGAGGCTTTCTCGGGCTCACTAGATATTACAGaaaatttatcaaatcttatgTGGTAATTACAACACCTTTGactaatttgcttatgaaagaTAAATTCCTGTGGGGAGTAGATGCAGATGAAGCTTTCAAAAAGCTCAAAAATGTTATCACACAAGCACCAGTTTTAGCCTTACCAAACTTTTCAATGCCTTTTACCTTGGAAACAAATGCATATGGAATAGGTGTAGGTGCTGTACTAAGTCAAATGCAACACCTCATTGCTTACTTTTCAAAAAAGTTGAATGTTAGAATGCAAAAACAATCAACTTATGCAAGGGAATTCTTTTCTATTACTAAAGCAATAGCAAAATTCAGGCATTATCTGCTTGGTCACAAATTTGTCATCAAGACGGATCAAAAGAGCCTTAAGTCACTCACTGATCAAGTTGTTCACACACCTGAGCAGCAAAATTGA